CTTCCCGCGTAGCGAGGCGCATGGGTGGTACTCTGGGTTCCGGAGGTCACCTCGCTGCTGTGTGGAATGCTTGAAGAGGTTTTTGGGGGAGCGTTTGAGGTTGATGCGATGGGAGGCTCGTCATGGAGCGAGGAGGTGGAGATGCCCTCGGATTTGGCGCTCTCGATGAGGCCACCGGCGTGTTTCTGGCCGAGTTTTTTTGGGGGGGAGGTGCGTCCTGTGAACGCGTGCCTGTCCATGATCTGGCGGGCGGTGTGGGCGAGGCTGTCGTCGTGGAGGTCGACGATGATCAGATCGTAGCCCTGACGCACGCCGCTGGCGTAGCGGCGGGCTTCGTCTTCGGTGATGCCGCGTGCTGTGAGTTCGTTGAGGGACTTTTTGGCGTCTCTCTGGCTGTCTTCTCGACCGGAGAAGAGGCCTTTGAAGAGCCCGTTATGCTCGGTGCCCGGGGAGGCGATGTGCTCGATGTGGCGTCCTTTGACGCCGGCATCTTTGAGCGCGTCGATGGTGTCTCGGGCGTGTTTGTCGTTCGCGTAGAGAGCAAGTATGAGGGTGTTCATAAGTGCCTCATAAGACGGGGGAAGTCTGGGTTTTGTGGCGCGCTTCGGAGCCGTTGGGCTAAATGTGTGCGCGAGGTGAAGAAGGCATAATGATTGGAGGCAGAGGCCGGCGGGGAATCTGTGCGCGGGGGGCCTGTTTGACCGGGGGCGACGCCCGTGCTAGTCGGGGCCGAGCGAGGTGCCCGAAATTGGCAGGGGTACCGTCGACGATGGTGGCCGCCGGGTGGTGGCGTGAACAGTTAGCGAGCAGGAACAAGGCGATGATCACAACCTCTGGCGTGATGGTGAACTTCAGCGGGCAGCCGCTCTTTGAAGATGTGAACGTGAAGTTTCTTCCGGGGAACTGCTACGGGCTCATCGGGGCGAACGGCGCGGGGAAGTCGACGTTTTTGAAGGTCCTTTACGGGGAGCTTGAGCCCTCGGCGGGGGTGGTCAGCATCCCCTCGAACCTGCGTATGGCCAGGCTGGAGCAGGATCAGTTCGGCTATGACGATGACGCGGTGATGGACGTGGTGCTGCGTGGCCATCCGCGTTTGTTTGAGGTGCATAAGGAGCGCGAGGCGCTCTACGCCAGCGCCGAGTTCAGCGAGGAGGACGGTGCGCGGGCGGCTGAGCTTGAGATGGTCTACGCCGATCTCAACGGGTATGAGGCCGAGGCCGAGGCGGCCATTTTGCTGGCCGGTCTGGGCGTGGGTGATGAGGAGCATCACCGCCGTATGGGAGATCTGGAGGCGGGTCAGAAGGTGCGCGTACTGCTGGCGCAGGCGCTCTTTGGCAAGCCCGATATTCTTCTGCTCGATGAGCCGACGAACAACCTGGATGTGCACACGATTGCCTGGCTGGAGGACTACCTGCAGCGGCTGGAGTCGTTGGTGATCGTGGTCAGCCACGACCGCCACTTCTTGAACAATGTGTGCACGCATATCGCGGACATCGATTTTCGGCGCATCCGCATCTACGCGGGGAACTACGACTTCTGGTTGCAGGCCGCCGAGCTTGCGTTGCAGCAGCGTCGCGATGCGCAGAAGAAGGCCAGCGATAAGGCCAAAGATCTCAAGGCCTTTATTGAGCGCTTCAGCTCCAACGCGTCGAAGGCGCGTCAGGCGACCTCGCGTAAGAAGTTGCTCGACCAGCTTACGCTCGATGATCTTCCGATCTCCACGCGTAAGTATCCGCATATTCACTTCGGGTATGAGCGCGAGTGCGGCAAGAAGGTGCTGTTGCTTGAGGACATCAAAAAGTCGATCGATGGCGAGGAGCTGCTCAACGGGTTTAGCCTCAATGTGCAGGCCGGCGATCGTATTGCGTTTGTGGGGCCGGACGGACGTCCGCGCACCACGCTTTTCCAGATTCTGGCCGGGGAGCTTGAGCCGGACAGTGGGAATATGGAGTGGGGGAGCACGATCACCAGCGCGTATTTCCCCAAGGAGAACGACGCGTATTTTAAGGATGTGGAGCTGAATCTGATCGACTGGTTGCGGCAGTTTACCGTCGATATGCACCTGGAAGATGTGCGGGGATTTCTGGGGCGGATGCTCTTCAGTGGTGAGGACACCAAGAAGAGCGTGAAGGTGCTCAGCGGTGGGGAGAAGGTGCGTTGCATGCTCTCGAAGATGATGCAGGTGGGGGCAAATCTGCTGATTCTGGATGAGCCGACCAACCACCTGGATCTGGAGAGCATCACGGCGCTGAACAAGGGGATGCAGGCCTTTAGCGAGAATAACGTGATCTTGTTTGCCAGCCATGACCGTGAGCTTGTGCGTACGGTGGCCAACCGGATCATTGAGATGGGGCCGAATGGGCATCTGGATTTCTACATGCCCTTTGATGAGTACGTGACCAGCGAGCGGGTGGCCGAGGCGCGGCGCGAGCTTCACGGTGCGGATCTGGGCCTCTAAGGCGGTCGGGCGTGGAGAGGGGAAGCCGGTTGATGCCGGAGGTCGCGCGGGGGGCGGCCTCCGGTTTTTTCGTTGTATTTCGGTAGATTGCGTTGTGGTCTGACTGTTGGTTGGGGGACATTGATGTGGGCTATGGCGGTGCGGGGGCCTGAGGCTGACCCGGGGTTGTGGTCTGGGCTGAGTCGAAGTGGCCGGAAGTCGAGGAGTGGTGAGGCGAAGGGTGATGTGAAGATGTCGATGAAGTCCGTTGGAAAGGTTGCGCGGCGAGGGTCTGAATGACGTATCAGCGACGGAGCCGGGTGCGTTGACCAATGTCATACACGCACCTACATTGCGGCGTGGAGGTCGGGTTTGAACGAAAGCGGAGGCTGGATGCGCGTTTTTTTCAACGTCGGGGTGATGTTCGTGGTGGTCGTGGTCGCGGCGGGCTGTCAGTCAGGAGAGCCGCGGGATGTCGCGGTGAGCTACCTGGAAGCGATGCGCGATGGCGAGATGCGGGAGGCCTGGGAGCGGGTGCGGGCAGAGGACCAGGCGGCGATGCCGCTGGCAGTGCTCAAGGCGCAGGGGGAGCAGGCGGAGTCTCAGGTTGAGGCGATGTCGGGGCGAGTGGGGTTTGAGGTGCTTGGGGAGGAGGCGATCTCGGAGGAGGAGGTCGTGGTGCGGGTGGATGTGGTGATGGATGGAGCGTCGAGCGGTCAGGTGGAGGAGGTGCGTCTGTGGAAAGAGGCGCAGGGGTGGCGTGTGGATACGGACTGGTCGGAGCGGCAGGCCGGGGTGTTGGATCGTCCGGAAGAGGACGTCAAAGAGCCCTGATATGGGCGAGGCATGTCGGGCAGCCAGTGCATCATTCCGACATCAGGGCGCAGTGAGGACCGGGAGAATCCATGGGCGATTCAAAGCAGTACCATGCGGTGTTGGTTCACGAGCTTGAGCAGGCGGGTCTGGATGACTCGTGTGCTCCGGGCGAGGAGGCATGGCGGGCGTTCCTGGGGCGTGTCTCGCGTCGTCTGGATGAGGCGTATCAGGGAACGGTAATCCTGGATGAGCGTTTCGATAAGATGATTCGCCATGCGGTCGATCCCTTTTTTTTGCACGACACCGACGGTCGGGTGATTGAGGTCAATCACGCGGCGTGTGAGATGCTCGGGTATACGCGCGAAGAGTTGTTGGGGATGGGGGTGGCGGACTTCGAGATGGATCTTGCACCGGGGGCGATCTGGGATCGGATGCGGGTCGATGAGGTGTTTACGGTGGAGGGGCGCCATCGGAGCAAGGATGGTCGGATGTATCCGGTGGAGACGCGGGTGGGAGCGTTTATGGCGGGGGGGGCGTAAGGTGATTCTGGCACTGTGTCGGGATGTGAGCGAGCGGGTGGAGCGCGCGCATCAGCTGGAGGAGCTGAATCAGGCTCTGGAGCGTGCGCGCGACCAGGCGGTGATGGCGAGCGCGTCGAAGAGCGCGTTTCTGGCAGATATGAGCCATGAACTGCGCACGCCGCTCAATGCGGTGATCGGTTATTCGGAGTTTGTGCTGGAGCAGATGCAGGATGAGGGGCCGGTGCGCTACCGTGACGATCTGGAGCGAATCCGTGTGGCCGGCCAGCATATGCTCTCGCTGATCAATGACGTGCTCGATCTCGCGAAGATCGAGGCCGGGAAGTTGGAGGCACGGGCTACAGAGTTTGATCTCTGTGAGCTTTTAGGTGACGTGGAGAGTACGGCGGAGCCGCTGGCGATGGCCAATGGCAATCGGTTGGAAGTTCGGTGTCCGCCTGACGCGTTCGCGATGCATACCGATGCGACGAAGTTGAGGCAGATTTTGCTGAATCTTCTGGGGAATGCCTGCAAGTTTACCGAAGGGGGAGAGGTCGGAGTGCGGGCGATGTCGACCGAACCCGGGTGGGTGGAGTTGCAGGTGTGGGATACGGGTGTGGGGATGAGCAAGGAAGCCCTGGGGCGGGTGTTTGGGGCGTTTGAGCAGGC
The window above is part of the Lujinxingia sediminis genome. Proteins encoded here:
- a CDS encoding ABC-F family ATP-binding cassette domain-containing protein, producing MITTSGVMVNFSGQPLFEDVNVKFLPGNCYGLIGANGAGKSTFLKVLYGELEPSAGVVSIPSNLRMARLEQDQFGYDDDAVMDVVLRGHPRLFEVHKEREALYASAEFSEEDGARAAELEMVYADLNGYEAEAEAAILLAGLGVGDEEHHRRMGDLEAGQKVRVLLAQALFGKPDILLLDEPTNNLDVHTIAWLEDYLQRLESLVIVVSHDRHFLNNVCTHIADIDFRRIRIYAGNYDFWLQAAELALQQRRDAQKKASDKAKDLKAFIERFSSNASKARQATSRKKLLDQLTLDDLPISTRKYPHIHFGYERECGKKVLLLEDIKKSIDGEELLNGFSLNVQAGDRIAFVGPDGRPRTTLFQILAGELEPDSGNMEWGSTITSAYFPKENDAYFKDVELNLIDWLRQFTVDMHLEDVRGFLGRMLFSGEDTKKSVKVLSGGEKVRCMLSKMMQVGANLLILDEPTNHLDLESITALNKGMQAFSENNVILFASHDRELVRTVANRIIEMGPNGHLDFYMPFDEYVTSERVAEARRELHGADLGL
- a CDS encoding DUF4878 domain-containing protein — protein: MNESGGWMRVFFNVGVMFVVVVVAAGCQSGEPRDVAVSYLEAMRDGEMREAWERVRAEDQAAMPLAVLKAQGEQAESQVEAMSGRVGFEVLGEEAISEEEVVVRVDVVMDGASSGQVEEVRLWKEAQGWRVDTDWSERQAGVLDRPEEDVKEP
- a CDS encoding PAS domain S-box protein; this translates as MGDSKQYHAVLVHELEQAGLDDSCAPGEEAWRAFLGRVSRRLDEAYQGTVILDERFDKMIRHAVDPFFLHDTDGRVIEVNHAACEMLGYTREELLGMGVADFEMDLAPGAIWDRMRVDEVFTVEGRHRSKDGRMYPVETRVGAFMAGGA
- a CDS encoding sensor histidine kinase, which produces MILALCRDVSERVERAHQLEELNQALERARDQAVMASASKSAFLADMSHELRTPLNAVIGYSEFVLEQMQDEGPVRYRDDLERIRVAGQHMLSLINDVLDLAKIEAGKLEARATEFDLCELLGDVESTAEPLAMANGNRLEVRCPPDAFAMHTDATKLRQILLNLLGNACKFTEGGEVGVRAMSTEPGWVELQVWDTGVGMSKEALGRVFGAFEQADEETEERYGGTGLGLTLTERFCRLLGGRISVRSQPGEGTEFLVRIPQELPTLSEA